From the Hemicordylus capensis ecotype Gifberg chromosome 1, rHemCap1.1.pri, whole genome shotgun sequence genome, the window CAATGAGGGCTTGCCATCAGCTGGAAGCATACCTCATTTCCTCCTGCATAAAtaacagtatgtatgtatgtatgtatgtttgtttaatttaaaatatttctatacgccccaaacttgcgtctctgggcggtttacaattaaaatcattgaaaacatttaaaacccagtgttAAAATTATttagaactataaatctaattaaaagtctgggtgaataaatgtgtcttcagtgccttttaaaaagttggcagagatgaggaggctcttattttaatagggagtgcattccaaagtccaggggcagtaatggaaaaggcctgttcccgagtagccaccaaacaagttggtggcaacctcagatgaacctctccagataatcttaacaggcggtggggctcatggcgaagaaggctttctcttaaatacccagggcctaatctAAGCAACATTACTTGATTTGGCTTCTATGCTGGATAAGATATGGGACcgagggaatttttttaaaaaaatgttgtagTCTGTGTCCTGTCCAGTATGCTCAGAAAAACATTCAAAATGACCTGGTTTTCTGAGCCAGGAAAAGGAGGGAAAAGCCCCATTGATAAGTGTGCCACAATAGTCAAGCACATACCATATATGTACAGGCATATCCCATGCACCAATTCAATGCTTAGAAGTAAGCCTTActtaattcagtgggacttacaccCAAGTAAGTGAGAACAAAACTGCAACTTTAGATTGAGTCAGTACTGGTGGGTCAAAGAGCTTATCCAAAACAGGATAATCGGGTCAGTTCAGAGACATGGTGGGGCCTGCATAAGTATGTCAGGAGCATTGAAGTCTCTGGCTCAGCTCCCTGCTATAGACAGACATGTATAGAGGCACCATTTGTGCAAACAAATGCAGTTATCTTTACTGTAAGCATATTTTCAACAGCCAAAGGAGTTAATGGGTTGCCTGCATAAATTTTTGGGTTGGCACCAGACTGAATCAATAGATGGCTGCCAAAAGTCAATTTCATGCTTCATATTTATTAGTCACATGGGGGAATTAGCCAATGGATTAACTTCTTTTTGGTTACTGGATAAGCACATCATAAAACCAGCCTTAGAGTGGCCACATGTTGCCCTCATGCAAGATTGTTTCAGACTCTAGGGAAGTGTCCTTGAACACCATGAAACATGGTTGGGAGATTCTGTTTCAGGTGCTAGAAGTAAAGATaatcagaaacatatttttatttacccAAATGTGAAATCATGAATGAACTCCGCTTTTTCACTTTGATTTAGAATATGGTCCCTACATTCTTTTGATTATAGACCTTATTCCTGACAGTTGGCTAATCCTACTGAAGAATGCAAGAGGCAAACAGGACCCAAGTCTCTGAATTCATTCTCTTAGGATTCTCAGATCGTTCTGAAGTGGAGATACCTTTGTTCTTGCTTTTCCTACTCATTTACCTACTGACCCTGACAGGAAATCTGGGTATGATTATGCTGATTCAGACAGATTCCCTCTTTCAGTCTCCCATGTATTTTTTCATCAGCAATCTGTCTTTCATTGATATCTGCTACTCTTCCATCATTGTCCCCAGGTTGCTGTATGACCTTTTAGATAGGAAAGTGATTTCATACACTGCATGTGCAGCTCAGATGTGGTTCTTCACCCTGTATGCCACCACAGAGTGCTACCTCCTAGCTGCCATGGCTTATGATCGCTTTGTTGCCATCTGCAACCCACTGCTGTATCCAGTCACCATGGCCAAAAAAGTTTGTCTCCAGCTTGTAGCTGGCTGCTACCTAGTGGGAATTGTGAATGCCATTGTCCATGCCAGCGGTACCTTTAGATTGactttctgtggccccaatgaaATCAGTTCTTTTTTCTGTGACATCCCTCCCTTGTTACGGCTCTCCTGCTCCAACAACTACACTTCCACAGTGGTGCTCTATGTCCTGTCCACTTTTGTTGTGGTAGGCAATGCACTGATTGTTCTCGTCTCCTACACTTATATCATTTCCACCATCTTGAAGATGCGGTCATCCACTGGTAGGCGCAAGACTTTCTCAACTTGCGCTTCACACATGGTGGCCATTATATTGTATTATGGGTCCCTGACCTTCATGTATGTGCAGCCTGGGGGGCTTGAGGCAGTGGAGCAAGACAAAATTGTGTCTGTGTTTTACACCATTGTGATCCCAATGTTGAACCCTGTCATCTACAGTCTGAGAAATGAGGAGGTGAAAAAAGCACTCAAGAAAAAACTAACCAAGAAAAATGTTCTTCAGTAGCCAAAGTTGTGAGATTCACCTGGTGCAGAGTGCAGCTATACTGCCCCATACTGCACACATGCCTACCCTCATACAGACTAAGCAAAGTCAATGAATTTCATGGATTTTACCAACTTCAGCATGTGCTTGGCAACATTTTCTTGAATAGTGAATTTAGTCTTTAAGGGCTATCTTGTGAACATTTACACCTTAAGTATTCTTTTTGAATTTTAAGGTAATTATATAAAAATCAGCTCACCAAATTCTGTATCCCCAAATTCAGTATCCATAGCTGGGGATTTTAGAAAAAATGAATTAATATAAATTATAACTGTTAACAAATTTGCATTGTCATGCCTTAGAATCCTGAGGCACCCCTCGGCCCCCCACAATTAATGTTGACTGTAATGGAAATTTCTATAAAGTATAATCTTTTCACTGTTACAGGGTGCTCAGATGCTCTGGTGAGTCCAAATATAACCAAAAATAATTGGAGAACATTTAAAATATAGCTCCAAAATAATTTGTTACTACTggatttgttgttgctttttgtttgtttattgatacACAAATGCATGcctgcatacatacatactgttaGGAACTATACTTCAGGATGCTCTGCAGAGGTTTCATAGTCTGACTGTCACCACCATTCCAGCAATATGTAACATGGTGCCGCTAAGGATGTTGAAGGCCTTGCACCAGTGGCATTGCCACTGTTAATCCTCATCCAGAGTCATTACTTTTTAACATATTAGTagaacctcctcctcctgagtagtACCATTGGTTACACTGGATGCCCCCCAAGTTgttcaggccacagaacccacaataatttaacattttgcTCCAGGGGAGCACAGCAGTGATctccacatcccaagcatggtgcTCTGTGCCATGCATGTCTCACAGAGAATGTGAGTTATtaggaaataaaaatgaacactTCAAACTGAGCATCCATACTTCAGCATCTCAGTTTGCAGCATTTCAGCTGACAGAACACACTGTGACTGTCctaaaggcaatctgggagctggtcaaatggtttctacaggccagtcacccacaatcaacAAATATTTTGCTTGGGTTTTATTGTCAGCTGTCTTGGGCACACATTTCCTGAGTGCACACAAAACAAACATCTTCTATAAGATCAACATCTTCAATATGAACATTGTGGCATCTTCtgtccaaacacagatgacagtgcttccctttgtggatgtggttgcatctctgggggtatgtctggcttaTTGTGTTTCATAGTGCCTATACAGGTCAATCCCTTG encodes:
- the LOC128326482 gene encoding olfactory receptor 1044-like — encoded protein: MQEANRTQVSEFILLGFSDRSEVEIPLFLLFLLIYLLTLTGNLGMIMLIQTDSLFQSPMYFFISNLSFIDICYSSIIVPRLLYDLLDRKVISYTACAAQMWFFTLYATTECYLLAAMAYDRFVAICNPLLYPVTMAKKVCLQLVAGCYLVGIVNAIVHASGTFRLTFCGPNEISSFFCDIPPLLRLSCSNNYTSTVVLYVLSTFVVVGNALIVLVSYTYIISTILKMRSSTGRRKTFSTCASHMVAIILYYGSLTFMYVQPGGLEAVEQDKIVSVFYTIVIPMLNPVIYSLRNEEVKKALKKKLTKKNVLQ